The following are from one region of the Bradyrhizobium sediminis genome:
- a CDS encoding tyrosine-type recombinase/integrase, translating to MSRRSKGARLHLRPARYKNGRLTHQATWVIRDGIGYYATGCSEREVAKAERALKDYIAQKYAPQRKERELERIPIADVLSIFIDDRPDLYIDNPDAKKYIARMGRLKDFWGKLTLSEITKAKCNEYVKERGNTGGARRDLEDLRAAVEHHADEGFHRGVVKVKLPRKGPPRDRWLTRAEAASLIWSCWRAREIQTVHRGPLKGQKIETDKRPLRHLARFILIGLYTGTRAAAIASASPTPAIGRSFVDLERGVYYRRAHGKQETNKRQTPVRVPSRLLAHLRRWHRCGIIQRYFVEFNGQPVKSVKTAFKRAVTLAELGKGVSPHTLRHTAATWLMQNAADPWESAGFLGMSVKMLIEVYGHHHPDHMKDAVAKIAAKPTASVMPQKRVTEMSTNVVKMPGK from the coding sequence ATGTCGCGTAGAAGCAAAGGCGCCCGACTCCATCTCAGGCCGGCGCGATACAAGAATGGCCGGCTCACCCATCAGGCAACATGGGTCATCCGAGATGGCATTGGTTACTACGCCACTGGATGCTCTGAGCGCGAAGTTGCAAAGGCTGAGCGGGCGCTCAAGGATTACATCGCTCAGAAATACGCGCCGCAACGGAAGGAGCGCGAGCTAGAGCGAATTCCGATCGCGGACGTACTTTCGATCTTTATCGACGACCGCCCTGACTTGTACATCGATAATCCCGATGCCAAGAAGTACATCGCCCGCATGGGCCGCCTCAAAGATTTTTGGGGCAAGCTTACGCTTTCGGAGATCACGAAGGCCAAGTGCAACGAATACGTTAAGGAACGCGGAAATACCGGTGGTGCTCGACGCGACCTAGAGGATCTTCGTGCAGCTGTCGAACACCACGCGGACGAAGGCTTTCACCGCGGCGTCGTCAAGGTAAAGCTGCCTAGGAAGGGACCGCCACGTGATCGATGGCTGACACGAGCCGAAGCGGCGTCCCTTATTTGGTCCTGCTGGCGAGCTCGCGAAATTCAGACGGTACATCGCGGACCGCTGAAGGGTCAGAAAATCGAGACGGACAAGCGACCACTTCGGCATTTGGCCAGATTCATCTTGATTGGTCTCTACACCGGCACCCGAGCCGCGGCTATTGCGTCAGCATCCCCTACCCCTGCCATTGGCCGCTCATTTGTTGACCTGGAGCGCGGCGTCTACTACCGCCGCGCACACGGCAAGCAAGAAACGAATAAGCGCCAAACCCCCGTCCGCGTCCCTTCTCGTTTGCTGGCGCACCTCCGACGGTGGCACCGCTGCGGCATCATCCAGCGATACTTTGTTGAGTTCAATGGGCAGCCGGTCAAGTCCGTTAAAACCGCTTTCAAGCGAGCCGTCACACTGGCCGAACTAGGAAAGGGCGTATCTCCCCACACCCTGCGTCATACGGCAGCAACTTGGCTGATGCAGAATGCGGCCGATCCTTGGGAGTCGGCCGGCTTCCTTGGGATGTCGGTGAAGATGCTGATCGAGGTCTATGGCCACCATCACCCGGACCATATGAAAGATGCCGTAGCCAAGATTGCGGCCAAGCCTACCGCCTCAGTTATGCCTCAGAAACGAGTGACAGAAATGAGCACGAACGTCGTCAAGATGCCTGGAAAATAA
- a CDS encoding helix-turn-helix domain-containing protein, giving the protein MAGAGGTIGARIRYYRTANNLTQAKLAEATGVSDGQVSRWENGKEIPNQTSIGRLASTFGIHVRALTVGDKTTWPPHDSAEVREETSGHDSNIWNYPKLRTLFFEERIARGPFSYQGETVLLYEPRPFRSFQTVALHRASFEGTGLPEKPTLSDLLAYIDSLRSRFRPDVIEYLIRRANMPNTTSGIKFSDEKVGVEMISLPTPIHRQVALSVFCSSFWLERELNRRIVLPSVESALLELARREWHHCLMPHVQVVDLYTPSTLYLEMAIITQDEDLLLLRKAPSVPNFSVWSCSVERGFRWGNAIREAELPVQEALNTCLGEELQLSKASVCDWGLLGIGLQVHLNTCILGFVKLSLSTRQLQDHLNEFIQDSDHFTEYKFLPMREVWSQLADMENELHPSALLRVHLVLKAYGHL; this is encoded by the coding sequence ATGGCCGGCGCGGGGGGGACTATCGGAGCGAGGATCCGCTACTACAGAACAGCAAATAATCTAACTCAGGCGAAACTCGCTGAAGCAACAGGGGTCAGTGACGGCCAGGTCTCTCGTTGGGAAAACGGAAAGGAAATTCCAAACCAAACGAGCATAGGTAGGTTAGCAAGTACGTTTGGTATCCACGTCCGCGCGCTTACAGTGGGCGATAAAACCACGTGGCCTCCCCATGACTCCGCGGAGGTTCGTGAGGAGACTTCCGGCCACGATTCGAACATTTGGAACTACCCGAAACTCCGAACTCTATTTTTTGAAGAGCGGATAGCGCGCGGGCCATTCTCGTACCAGGGAGAAACCGTGCTCCTCTACGAGCCACGCCCCTTTCGTAGTTTTCAAACGGTAGCCCTGCACAGGGCCTCATTTGAGGGCACGGGACTTCCAGAGAAGCCCACACTTTCGGATCTCCTCGCGTACATCGACAGCCTGCGCTCGCGCTTCCGTCCGGACGTTATCGAGTATTTGATCCGACGTGCCAATATGCCCAACACGACCTCGGGGATTAAGTTTTCCGATGAAAAGGTTGGCGTCGAAATGATTAGCCTACCAACGCCGATCCACCGCCAGGTCGCGCTCTCGGTGTTTTGCAGTTCGTTTTGGCTAGAGCGCGAACTTAATCGTCGAATTGTCTTGCCAAGCGTCGAGTCGGCACTCTTAGAACTAGCTCGACGCGAATGGCACCACTGTCTGATGCCTCATGTTCAGGTTGTGGATCTGTACACACCCAGTACCTTGTACTTGGAGATGGCGATAATAACTCAGGACGAAGACTTGTTGCTGTTGCGGAAAGCGCCGAGTGTGCCAAATTTTTCTGTATGGTCTTGTTCTGTCGAACGTGGATTTCGATGGGGAAACGCCATTCGTGAAGCGGAATTGCCCGTTCAAGAGGCGCTAAACACCTGTCTTGGAGAGGAATTACAACTAAGCAAAGCATCCGTGTGTGATTGGGGGCTTCTCGGTATAGGACTTCAGGTACACTTAAACACTTGCATACTGGGTTTCGTAAAGCTGTCCCTTTCGACTCGGCAACTCCAGGATCATCTCAATGAATTCATCCAAGATTCGGATCACTTCACTGAGTATAAATTTCTGCCAATGAGAGAAGTTTGGAGCCAGTTAGCGGACATGGAGAACGAGTTGCACCCTTCGGCTTTATTGAGAGTGCACTTGGTGCTGAAGGCATACGGCCATCTCTGA